Proteins encoded within one genomic window of Haematospirillum jordaniae:
- a CDS encoding homoserine dehydrogenase encodes MPNSLKVAVVGLGTVGAETIRVLQRNAPVIAARCGRPIEVVAVSARTPGRERGFSMEGITWYDDPVALVSGHHVDVVCELVGGEDGVAGQVVRAALGRGYHVVTANKALLAHHGAELAALAEKNGVALGWEAAVAGGIPVVKVLREGLSANQISCVYGILNGTCNYILTNMRETGRNFADVLLDAQKLGYAEADPSFDVDGVDTAHKLAILTSLAFGTRTDFGAIHVEGIRSLTAMDIAFADELGYRIKLLGIARATDRGIEQRVHPCLVRKDAPIAAVEGVFNAVVAEGQFVGRSVLEGRGAGGGPTASAVVADLMDIAAWRVGPVFGVPVADLVPLPKWSMEARKGAYYVRLMVEDLPGVFAEIAAALRDAKVSMEAVVQRGRAPGEAVPVVMILHETVEAALNDALRRIRIIAAVVEPPQVIRIESF; translated from the coding sequence GTGCCCAATTCCCTGAAGGTTGCTGTTGTAGGTCTTGGTACAGTTGGTGCGGAAACGATCAGGGTCTTGCAGAGAAATGCCCCGGTTATCGCGGCCCGTTGTGGGCGCCCGATAGAGGTTGTTGCGGTCTCTGCCAGAACCCCTGGCCGGGAACGTGGTTTTTCCATGGAAGGGATTACGTGGTACGACGACCCTGTGGCGTTGGTTTCCGGACACCATGTTGATGTCGTCTGTGAGCTGGTTGGCGGCGAAGATGGTGTAGCTGGACAGGTTGTCAGGGCGGCATTGGGGCGCGGGTATCACGTAGTTACGGCCAACAAAGCTTTGTTGGCCCACCATGGCGCTGAACTGGCTGCCCTTGCGGAAAAGAATGGTGTTGCCTTGGGCTGGGAGGCTGCTGTTGCTGGTGGTATTCCTGTCGTCAAGGTCTTGCGGGAGGGGCTGTCTGCTAACCAGATAAGCTGCGTTTATGGCATTTTGAACGGTACCTGCAATTATATCCTTACAAACATGCGCGAGACCGGACGGAATTTTGCGGATGTTCTTCTTGACGCCCAGAAGCTGGGATACGCAGAAGCAGATCCGTCTTTTGATGTCGATGGTGTTGATACAGCTCATAAGCTTGCCATTCTCACCAGCCTTGCATTTGGTACGCGTACTGACTTTGGCGCCATTCATGTCGAGGGTATTCGTTCGTTGACGGCTATGGATATCGCCTTTGCTGACGAGCTGGGATACCGGATCAAGCTGTTGGGAATTGCCCGGGCTACAGATCGTGGTATCGAGCAGAGGGTACATCCGTGCTTGGTTCGCAAGGATGCCCCCATTGCTGCTGTAGAAGGCGTTTTTAATGCTGTTGTCGCCGAGGGCCAGTTTGTCGGGCGTTCGGTCTTGGAGGGGCGGGGTGCCGGTGGTGGTCCGACCGCTTCTGCTGTGGTGGCGGATTTGATGGATATTGCGGCGTGGCGTGTTGGTCCTGTCTTTGGTGTTCCGGTGGCTGATCTTGTGCCTTTGCCGAAATGGAGCATGGAAGCCCGCAAGGGTGCCTATTATGTGCGTCTGATGGTCGAAGATCTGCCGGGTGTTTTTGCCGAGATTGCTGCTGCCTTGCGTGATGCCAAGGTTTCGATGGAAGCGGTTGTCCAGAGAGGTCGTGCGCCGGGTGAGGCGGTGCCGGTGGTCATGATCCTTCACGAGACGGTAGAAGCCGCCTTGAATGACGCGTTGCGCCGGATCCGTATCATTGCAGCTGTTGTTGAGCCTCCGCAGGTTATCCGCATTGAATCCTTCTGA
- a CDS encoding OmpA family protein has product MFKAFYVHISVMSRFLAVLICCLEMVMPAKADGTNPDLVRDQAHRAEGLVAAPSRPEYVPGRKREQPSDQKDLGRSTVTSDISVDTAPTPAVSKPVAAVKADSVVDGVALSATPSNGGKAFVAKPVVDTQPEFPVTVLVDSQGVSVVPPDRVSIPRSMAQESGKATLVATIEYQPASFSLDRTDHDILRQVARLRHQRGVDETIHVVGHAASYSTALQRARSVVDVLQAQGIPATALHASAIVTVDREGHESQTSSDEGGRYTQIWFGY; this is encoded by the coding sequence ATGTTCAAGGCCTTCTATGTGCATATTTCTGTCATGTCTCGGTTTCTTGCTGTGCTGATCTGCTGCTTGGAAATGGTTATGCCTGCCAAGGCTGACGGGACGAATCCGGACCTTGTGCGTGATCAGGCTCATAGGGCTGAAGGGTTGGTCGCTGCTCCATCTCGTCCAGAGTATGTACCGGGCAGGAAGAGAGAGCAGCCTTCCGACCAAAAGGATCTTGGTCGCTCAACTGTCACGTCTGATATTTCTGTCGATACCGCACCCACCCCTGCTGTATCAAAGCCCGTTGCTGCTGTAAAAGCTGATTCTGTTGTTGATGGCGTTGCTCTATCAGCAACGCCAAGTAATGGGGGCAAAGCCTTTGTGGCAAAGCCTGTCGTTGATACTCAGCCAGAGTTCCCAGTTACGGTGCTTGTTGATTCGCAAGGCGTATCTGTTGTTCCACCCGACAGGGTAAGTATTCCTAGGAGCATGGCCCAAGAGTCCGGGAAAGCTACGTTAGTGGCAACCATTGAATACCAGCCCGCATCTTTTTCTCTCGACCGTACAGACCATGATATTCTGCGCCAGGTTGCACGTCTCAGGCATCAGCGCGGGGTAGATGAGACCATCCACGTGGTTGGTCACGCTGCATCTTATAGTACAGCCCTGCAACGGGCCCGCAGCGTTGTCGATGTTCTGCAGGCCCAAGGAATTCCTGCTACGGCTCTCCATGCATCGGCTATTGTCACAGTGGACAGGGAGGGTCATGAATCACAGACTTCTTCGGATGAAGGGGGGCGCTATACCCAGATCTGGTTTGGTTATTGA
- the glpX gene encoding class II fructose-bisphosphatase — MADTSRTPVPGLERNLALEMCRVTEAAALSASRWMGRGNEKAADQAAVDAMRCSLNSILFDGTVVIGEGERDEAPMLYIGEKVGQGQGPKVDIALDPLEGTTIVATGGANALAVVACAEHGGFLNAPDVYMDKIAVGAGLPDDLVDLDATPQDNLVALASAKKAAVSDLVVCILDRPRHKDLIRAVREVGARITLIPDGDVSGVIATATPGSGVDMYIGSGGAPEGVLAAAALRCIGGQMQGRLLFRNDDERARAARWGITDLDRKYGLADMAKGDVMFAATGVTDGAMLRGVQRWHNGARTHSLVMRSRSGTVRWVEALHNFDRKVGFLPVDI, encoded by the coding sequence ATGGCTGATACATCACGTACACCGGTTCCCGGGTTGGAACGGAATCTGGCACTGGAAATGTGCCGGGTTACCGAAGCAGCTGCTCTTTCAGCATCGCGTTGGATGGGGCGTGGCAACGAAAAGGCCGCAGACCAAGCTGCTGTTGACGCCATGCGTTGTTCCCTCAATTCCATTCTGTTTGACGGAACCGTTGTGATTGGAGAGGGAGAGCGCGACGAAGCGCCAATGCTCTATATCGGGGAGAAAGTCGGGCAGGGGCAGGGACCGAAAGTTGATATTGCACTGGACCCTCTTGAAGGGACCACAATTGTTGCAACCGGAGGAGCCAACGCGCTGGCTGTCGTTGCCTGTGCTGAACATGGTGGTTTTCTCAATGCACCTGATGTTTACATGGACAAGATAGCGGTTGGGGCAGGTCTCCCGGACGATCTCGTTGATCTTGATGCAACGCCACAAGATAATTTGGTGGCCTTGGCATCTGCCAAGAAGGCTGCAGTCTCGGACTTGGTTGTGTGTATTCTTGATCGGCCGCGCCACAAGGACTTGATCAGGGCTGTGCGGGAAGTCGGTGCACGCATTACCCTGATCCCGGACGGAGATGTTTCGGGTGTCATTGCAACAGCAACGCCGGGGTCTGGCGTTGATATGTATATTGGTAGCGGTGGTGCTCCGGAGGGTGTCTTGGCTGCTGCGGCCTTGCGCTGTATTGGCGGCCAGATGCAGGGGCGACTTTTGTTCCGGAACGATGATGAGCGTGCGCGTGCCGCCCGTTGGGGTATCACGGATCTCGATCGTAAGTATGGCCTTGCCGATATGGCCAAGGGCGACGTTATGTTTGCCGCAACAGGGGTGACGGATGGTGCCATGTTGCGCGGTGTGCAGCGGTGGCATAACGGGGCGCGGACACATTCATTGGTCATGCGTTCGCGTTCCGGAACGGTCCGTTGGGTTGAGGCCTTGCATAATTTTGATCGCAAGGTAGGCTTCCTGCCTGTCGATATATAG
- a CDS encoding SDR family NAD(P)-dependent oxidoreductase, which translates to MQTVFISGASRGIGLATALRFCAEGWRVITCARGAVSVSRPGEWSEHFCADLSCPDSAESLVQQVHAALGGGPLHALVNNAGISPKTPFRERLGVLNGDLDGWRSVFELNFFTPLRLARGFAADLHRGQGAIVNITSIAGHAVHPFAGSAYSTSKSALSGLTREMAAEMAQLGIRVNAVAPGEIKTEMVSSEYEALIPRIPLDRMGTPEDVASCVFRLCSSEFGYINGSEIFVTGGQHLY; encoded by the coding sequence GTGCAGACTGTCTTTATCAGCGGTGCCAGCCGTGGCATTGGCTTGGCAACCGCCTTACGTTTCTGTGCCGAGGGATGGCGGGTTATCACCTGTGCTAGGGGTGCTGTTTCTGTGTCGCGTCCCGGGGAGTGGAGCGAGCATTTCTGTGCCGATTTATCCTGCCCTGATTCCGCCGAAAGTTTGGTGCAGCAGGTGCATGCGGCCTTGGGTGGTGGTCCCTTGCATGCATTAGTCAATAACGCAGGAATTTCCCCTAAAACGCCTTTCCGTGAGCGTCTGGGGGTTCTGAATGGTGATCTCGATGGATGGCGCTCTGTCTTCGAGCTTAACTTCTTCACCCCCTTGCGTTTGGCACGGGGGTTTGCTGCTGATCTGCACCGGGGGCAGGGGGCAATTGTCAATATTACCTCGATTGCAGGGCATGCCGTGCATCCCTTTGCCGGTTCTGCCTACTCCACAAGCAAAAGTGCCCTGTCGGGCTTAACCCGGGAGATGGCGGCTGAAATGGCCCAGTTAGGTATTCGGGTTAATGCTGTTGCCCCCGGAGAGATAAAAACAGAAATGGTATCGAGCGAGTATGAGGCTCTGATTCCACGTATTCCGCTTGATCGTATGGGAACACCCGAAGATGTCGCCTCTTGCGTGTTTCGGCTTTGTTCGTCAGAGTTCGGTTATATAAATGGCAGCGAAATTTTTGTGACCGGTGGGCAGCACTTGTATTAA
- a CDS encoding PHA/PHB synthase family protein, with amino-acid sequence MPDKSPDHPARPDAQIPDPTDISRALSSIAERSQRLIQEFIRRHPENAEPDTLDPLNIAGAFLEMTTRLMADPARLVEAQVSLWQDYVNLWQNTALRMMGEKAAPVVEPDKNDKRFRDEAWQDNELFDFIKQSYLLTARWIRSTVKDVEGLDEQSARKVDFYTRQFVDAMAPSNFVLTNPEVLRITAETGGENLIKGLEHLLSDLERGRGRLRISMTDENAFDIGRNVASTPGQVIFQNDLIQLIQYAPSTETVKNVPLLVIPPWINKYYILDLRENNSLVKWCVDQGFSVFIISWVNPDERLAAKSFEDYMTEGPLAAIEAIKAQTHTASIHALGYCLGGTLLACTLAWLKANGQNKCITSATLMAALTDFSDPGEISVFIDDEQLEVLDSKMSRTGYLDGADMAHSFNMLRSNELIWSFVVNNYLLGKEPFPFDLLYWNSDSTRMPASMHSFYLHNMYRENNLVKPSGITLKGTPINLHCVDTPVYMLSCREDHIAPWKATYAATHIFTGKVRFVLGASGHIAGVINPPAAGKYAYWTNGQKARTPDDWLQKAKEHKGSWWTDWMAWLKPQSGEDVPARDPEHGPLTPIEPAPGQYVRIRTG; translated from the coding sequence ATGCCGGACAAGAGCCCTGATCATCCAGCGCGCCCGGACGCACAGATTCCAGACCCCACAGACATATCCCGGGCCTTGTCCAGTATTGCAGAACGCAGTCAGCGCCTGATTCAGGAGTTTATCCGGCGTCACCCCGAAAATGCAGAACCAGATACGCTCGACCCTCTCAATATCGCCGGCGCGTTTCTGGAAATGACAACCCGCCTGATGGCCGACCCCGCCAGGCTTGTCGAAGCTCAGGTGTCTCTTTGGCAGGACTACGTCAATCTTTGGCAGAATACGGCCTTGCGCATGATGGGTGAAAAAGCCGCCCCCGTGGTAGAGCCTGACAAGAACGACAAGCGCTTCCGTGACGAGGCATGGCAAGATAACGAGCTCTTCGACTTCATAAAACAGTCGTATCTTCTGACAGCGCGCTGGATCCGCAGCACCGTCAAGGATGTTGAAGGACTTGATGAGCAGTCAGCCCGCAAGGTTGACTTCTACACACGCCAATTTGTCGACGCGATGGCTCCCTCCAACTTCGTTCTGACCAACCCGGAAGTTCTTCGCATTACAGCCGAGACTGGCGGCGAAAACCTGATCAAGGGCCTTGAGCACCTGCTGTCCGACCTTGAACGCGGGCGCGGGCGGCTCCGGATTTCAATGACCGACGAGAATGCTTTCGATATCGGCCGAAATGTTGCATCCACACCGGGGCAGGTCATTTTCCAGAATGACCTTATCCAGCTTATTCAGTACGCGCCATCAACAGAAACTGTAAAAAACGTTCCCCTTCTTGTTATCCCCCCTTGGATAAACAAGTACTACATCCTTGATCTGAGAGAGAACAACAGCCTCGTCAAATGGTGCGTTGACCAGGGTTTCAGTGTTTTTATCATCTCGTGGGTCAACCCGGATGAACGTCTAGCGGCAAAGTCTTTTGAAGATTACATGACCGAAGGCCCACTGGCTGCAATAGAGGCAATCAAGGCCCAGACACACACGGCATCCATCCATGCACTGGGCTATTGCCTTGGCGGCACACTGCTTGCCTGCACATTGGCATGGCTCAAGGCCAACGGGCAGAACAAGTGTATAACCTCTGCCACCCTTATGGCAGCCCTGACCGATTTTTCCGATCCCGGTGAGATCAGCGTATTTATTGATGACGAGCAGCTGGAAGTTCTGGACAGCAAGATGTCAAGGACAGGGTACCTTGATGGCGCAGACATGGCGCACAGCTTTAACATGCTGCGCTCCAACGAGCTGATCTGGTCTTTTGTCGTCAACAACTACCTGCTTGGCAAGGAACCGTTCCCTTTTGATCTTCTGTACTGGAACAGCGATTCCACACGGATGCCGGCATCCATGCACAGCTTCTACCTGCACAATATGTATAGGGAAAACAACCTCGTCAAACCTAGTGGTATTACCCTGAAGGGAACACCGATAAACCTCCACTGCGTAGATACCCCGGTCTATATGCTGTCCTGCCGCGAAGATCATATCGCCCCATGGAAAGCAACCTATGCCGCAACACATATCTTCACGGGCAAGGTACGCTTTGTACTGGGAGCATCAGGCCACATTGCCGGCGTTATAAACCCTCCGGCAGCCGGTAAATATGCATACTGGACCAACGGCCAGAAGGCTAGGACACCGGATGACTGGCTGCAGAAAGCCAAGGAACACAAAGGAAGCTGGTGGACGGACTGGATGGCATGGCTCAAGCCACAAAGTGGTGAAGACGTACCGGCCAGAGACCCTGAGCATGGCCCCCTGACACCCATTGAACCCGCACCGGGCCAGTATGTCAGAATCCGCACTGGCTGA
- a CDS encoding gamma carbonic anhydrase family protein — MQTNPIILPWRGVIPALDPTVFVAPGASVIGDVVIGAGSSVWFGAVVRGDVHQIRIGCRSNIQDGTVVHVSRGKSGTAIGDDVLVGHNCIIHACTLQSRSFIGMGAVVMDFAVVESGAMVAAGALVPQGRRIPSGELWGGSPARKMRDLTPDETDFIVSQCAHYSALGKEYKEMIASL; from the coding sequence ATGCAGACAAACCCTATCATCCTGCCGTGGCGTGGTGTGATACCCGCTCTTGACCCCACGGTTTTTGTCGCCCCGGGCGCCAGTGTGATTGGTGACGTGGTGATTGGTGCGGGATCCTCGGTTTGGTTCGGGGCTGTGGTGCGGGGGGATGTTCACCAGATCCGGATTGGGTGCCGCTCCAATATTCAGGATGGGACGGTTGTCCACGTCTCACGCGGGAAGTCTGGTACCGCGATAGGGGATGATGTTCTGGTCGGTCATAACTGTATTATCCATGCCTGTACCCTGCAAAGTCGCTCCTTCATTGGCATGGGGGCTGTTGTTATGGATTTTGCCGTGGTGGAAAGCGGGGCTATGGTTGCTGCCGGTGCCTTGGTACCCCAAGGGCGCAGAATACCGTCTGGAGAGTTATGGGGAGGGAGTCCGGCCCGTAAAATGAGGGATCTGACGCCGGATGAGACAGACTTCATTGTCAGCCAGTGCGCGCATTACTCTGCACTGGGAAAAGAGTACAAGGAGATGATCGCCTCACTTTGA
- the recJ gene encoding single-stranded-DNA-specific exonuclease RecJ has protein sequence MVAFLDVERSLAGRRWRLRAGDERHAETISQRFGLPSIVGRMLVARGVDVDAAPLFLNPTLKALLPDPLHLKGMTQAVERLCHAIREGETVAIFGDYDVDGATSSALLLRFLRTLGLQPVLYIPDRITEGYGPNTPAMLALKERGVDLVITVDCGTTAFEPLQAAATAGLDVIVVDHHEAEPILPEAVAIINPKRLDDPSEHKHLAAVGVAFLLIVAVNRALRQQGWYSSSSRPEPDLMAWLDIVALGTVCDVVPLVGVNRALVTRGLEVMARRGNAGLAALADVAKITEAPTAFHLGYLLGPRVNAGGRVGQADLGARLLACDDPAEAGVLALRLHEYNAERQDIEAAVLFEAIEQAESRTNTDDPLVMVAGENWHPGVIGIVAGRLKERYNLPVCVVALDGGMAKGSGRSVVGLDLGRAVLAAREAGLLEAGGGHAMAAGFSLKAERLDQFRQFLADRLASQLKEGSLSSVLEVDGAVDIRAATPDLLQTVEKAGPFGAGNEPPKFVVPSARIVRADVVGQGHVRMTLTGACGGRLKAIAFRSVDTDLGVALLNAQGTAYHLAGSLRLDTWQGRNECQLVVEDAAPA, from the coding sequence ATGGTTGCATTTTTGGATGTGGAGCGGTCATTAGCTGGCCGTCGGTGGCGTCTGCGTGCCGGTGATGAGCGCCATGCTGAAACCATCAGCCAGCGTTTCGGGCTTCCCAGTATTGTTGGTCGTATGCTGGTTGCGCGCGGTGTTGATGTGGATGCAGCGCCTTTGTTCCTCAATCCAACCTTGAAGGCTCTTTTGCCGGATCCTCTCCATCTGAAGGGCATGACACAGGCAGTGGAGCGTTTGTGTCATGCTATCAGGGAAGGTGAAACGGTTGCCATATTTGGTGACTATGACGTGGACGGGGCTACCTCATCTGCTTTGCTGCTGCGTTTCTTGCGGACACTTGGCCTACAGCCCGTTCTTTATATTCCCGATCGTATTACCGAGGGATATGGACCCAACACCCCTGCCATGCTTGCGCTCAAGGAGCGCGGTGTCGATCTGGTGATAACGGTTGATTGCGGAACAACAGCGTTTGAGCCGCTGCAGGCTGCAGCGACAGCAGGTCTTGATGTTATTGTGGTTGACCATCACGAGGCAGAGCCGATCTTGCCTGAAGCGGTAGCGATTATTAACCCCAAGCGTCTGGATGACCCTAGCGAGCACAAGCATCTTGCTGCTGTTGGTGTGGCTTTTCTGTTGATTGTTGCCGTCAACCGTGCGCTGCGTCAGCAGGGGTGGTACAGCAGTTCATCCCGGCCCGAGCCTGATTTGATGGCATGGCTTGATATCGTTGCGCTTGGTACGGTTTGTGACGTGGTCCCCCTTGTCGGGGTTAACCGGGCCTTGGTCACGCGTGGGCTGGAGGTGATGGCGCGTCGCGGTAATGCGGGTTTGGCAGCTTTGGCTGATGTGGCCAAGATCACCGAAGCTCCGACAGCGTTTCATCTGGGGTATCTTTTGGGGCCACGTGTCAATGCAGGCGGGCGTGTAGGGCAAGCGGATCTTGGGGCTAGGCTTCTGGCATGTGACGATCCCGCCGAGGCTGGCGTTCTGGCCTTGCGTCTGCACGAGTATAATGCAGAGCGTCAGGATATAGAGGCTGCCGTCCTGTTCGAGGCCATTGAACAGGCAGAGAGTCGTACAAACACGGATGATCCGCTGGTTATGGTGGCCGGAGAGAACTGGCATCCCGGCGTTATTGGTATTGTCGCGGGGCGTTTGAAGGAGCGCTATAATCTGCCTGTTTGCGTGGTTGCGCTTGATGGGGGGATGGCCAAGGGATCCGGGCGCTCCGTTGTTGGTCTGGACTTGGGACGAGCGGTTCTTGCTGCCCGTGAAGCTGGCCTTTTGGAAGCCGGTGGTGGCCATGCTATGGCAGCGGGTTTTTCCCTGAAGGCAGAGCGTTTGGACCAATTCCGTCAGTTTCTGGCTGACAGGTTGGCAAGCCAGCTGAAAGAGGGGAGCTTGTCATCCGTTCTTGAGGTTGATGGTGCTGTGGATATTCGTGCGGCCACGCCTGATCTTTTGCAGACTGTCGAGAAAGCTGGTCCGTTCGGGGCGGGTAATGAACCACCTAAATTTGTTGTGCCCTCTGCCCGTATTGTTCGTGCAGATGTTGTCGGGCAAGGTCATGTGCGGATGACCCTGACTGGTGCATGCGGCGGGCGTCTGAAGGCCATTGCTTTCCGTAGCGTTGATACCGATCTTGGTGTTGCTCTGCTCAATGCCCAAGGGACAGCGTACCATCTGGCCGGGTCCCTGCGTCTGGATACGTGGCAGGGGCGGAATGAGTGCCAGCTGGTTGTCGAGGATGCGGCACCAGCCTGA
- a CDS encoding LL-diaminopimelate aminotransferase translates to MDQEFHRIKRLPPYVFAEVNAMKAKARAAGEDIIDLGMGNPDQPTPPHIVEKLIEAATNPRAHCYSQSRGIPGLRKALAGYYRRRFDVSLDPEDEVIVTIGSKEGLANLAQAITSPGDVILSPDPSYPIHAFGFIIAGAAVRSIPACPDEEFLRALERGVRHSVPKPVAVIVNFPSNPTAMVATLDFYKDIIAFCRKHDIFVLSDIAYCEIYFDGNPPPSILQVPGAKDVAVEFSSMSKSYNMAGWRIGFAAGNPRLIKALARVKSYLDYGAFTPIQVAATAALNGPQDCVEQIRTMYRQRRDVLIEGLHHAGWMVPSPPASMFAWAPIPPAFSHLGSVEFAKLLMQEARVAVAPGLGFGEHGDGHVRIGLVENKHRIRQAVRNIKGFLQRQGAGVSLESEIGRVMDRPVI, encoded by the coding sequence ATGGACCAGGAATTTCATCGTATAAAACGCCTTCCGCCCTATGTTTTTGCCGAAGTCAATGCGATGAAGGCAAAGGCTCGTGCCGCCGGGGAAGATATTATTGACCTTGGCATGGGGAATCCCGACCAACCGACGCCACCCCATATCGTTGAAAAACTGATCGAAGCTGCCACTAATCCAAGGGCGCACTGCTATTCGCAGTCGCGGGGTATACCCGGTCTGCGCAAGGCCTTGGCGGGGTATTACCGTCGTCGGTTCGATGTCAGCCTTGATCCCGAAGACGAGGTGATTGTCACTATCGGCTCCAAGGAGGGCCTTGCTAATCTTGCCCAAGCTATAACCAGCCCGGGTGATGTGATCCTGTCCCCGGACCCTAGTTATCCCATTCATGCCTTTGGCTTCATCATTGCCGGTGCAGCTGTGCGGTCAATACCCGCTTGTCCGGATGAAGAGTTTTTGCGCGCCTTGGAACGTGGGGTACGCCACAGTGTTCCCAAGCCGGTTGCTGTCATTGTCAACTTCCCCTCTAATCCGACGGCAATGGTTGCAACGCTTGATTTTTATAAGGATATCATCGCGTTCTGTCGTAAGCATGACATCTTTGTGCTGTCCGATATTGCTTACTGCGAAATTTATTTTGACGGGAATCCCCCGCCATCCATCCTTCAGGTTCCGGGTGCAAAGGATGTGGCAGTGGAGTTTTCCTCCATGTCCAAGTCTTACAACATGGCAGGATGGCGTATTGGGTTTGCTGCGGGGAATCCAAGGTTGATCAAGGCATTGGCCCGTGTCAAAAGTTACTTGGACTATGGTGCTTTTACACCCATTCAGGTGGCCGCTACAGCAGCCCTGAACGGTCCTCAAGATTGCGTGGAACAGATCCGCACTATGTACCGCCAGCGCCGTGACGTTCTGATCGAGGGTCTGCACCACGCAGGTTGGATGGTTCCCAGCCCGCCGGCTTCCATGTTTGCTTGGGCGCCCATTCCACCCGCTTTCAGTCACCTCGGGTCTGTTGAGTTTGCCAAGCTGCTGATGCAAGAGGCGAGGGTTGCGGTTGCTCCTGGCCTTGGTTTCGGGGAACATGGCGATGGTCATGTCCGTATTGGCTTGGTTGAGAACAAACACCGGATCCGTCAGGCTGTCCGCAATATCAAGGGGTTCCTGCAACGCCAAGGGGCGGGTGTATCGCTGGAATCCGAGATCGGGCGCGTTATGGATCGTCCGGTTATATAA